In a genomic window of Allomeiothermus silvanus DSM 9946:
- a CDS encoding type III polyketide synthase: MIEKLQTLPAGESCSQARILGVGTALPPYALGQAQARELARGLFRDLPQVNRLIGVFENTGIAKRYLARPPEWYTHEHSFPEKNRAWFEAALELSLNASRKALLAAGRTPQDVAGVVFVSTTGIATPSPEAYLAQELGIPPSAIRLPLWGLGCAGGAAGLARSADLARLHPGRVILLVAVELCSLTFIPGDRSKSNVVASSLFADGAAAVVLGAEGVADDPAASSTRFPSVLGGFTRLLPKSYEIMGWDLHPQGLQVRFAQSIPTLVQQQLPALVVQGLEEHGLFPEEIDLHVLHPGGAKVLAAYQEALGSSPESLAAAWEVLREYGNMSSPTVLFVLERLMRGPRKAGEMGLLLALGPGFALEGVLLRW; the protein is encoded by the coding sequence ATGATTGAGAAGCTCCAAACCCTCCCAGCAGGTGAATCCTGTTCACAAGCCCGAATCCTCGGGGTGGGAACCGCATTGCCCCCTTATGCCCTCGGCCAGGCCCAAGCACGGGAGCTGGCGCGAGGGCTTTTCCGCGATCTGCCCCAGGTGAACCGGCTCATCGGGGTCTTCGAAAACACCGGGATCGCCAAGCGTTACCTGGCCCGCCCCCCCGAGTGGTACACCCACGAGCACTCCTTCCCGGAGAAAAACCGAGCCTGGTTCGAAGCCGCCCTGGAACTCTCCCTTAATGCCAGCCGCAAGGCGCTTCTAGCCGCCGGGAGAACGCCCCAGGACGTAGCCGGGGTGGTATTCGTGAGCACCACCGGGATCGCCACCCCCAGCCCAGAGGCTTACCTTGCCCAGGAACTCGGCATCCCCCCTTCGGCGATACGTCTTCCGCTATGGGGGCTGGGCTGCGCAGGGGGTGCGGCAGGCCTGGCCCGTTCTGCCGATCTAGCCCGGCTCCACCCAGGGCGGGTAATTTTACTGGTCGCAGTGGAGCTATGCAGCCTGACTTTTATCCCCGGCGACCGCAGCAAAAGCAATGTCGTCGCCAGCAGCCTGTTCGCGGATGGGGCAGCGGCGGTGGTACTGGGGGCAGAGGGGGTAGCCGATGACCCCGCTGCTTCAAGTACGCGCTTTCCCAGCGTCCTGGGTGGTTTCACCCGGCTCTTGCCCAAGAGTTACGAAATCATGGGCTGGGATCTTCATCCCCAGGGGCTCCAGGTGCGCTTCGCCCAGAGCATCCCTACCCTGGTCCAGCAGCAGTTGCCTGCACTGGTCGTACAGGGGCTTGAAGAGCATGGGCTCTTCCCCGAGGAGATCGACCTGCACGTCCTCCACCCGGGCGGGGCCAAGGTGCTGGCTGCCTACCAGGAAGCTCTGGGCTCGAGCCCGGAAAGCTTAGCCGCGGCCTGGGAGGTGCTGCGGGAGTACGGCAATATGTCCAGCCCCACGGTGCTGTTCGTGCTCGAGCGCCTCATGCGTGGCCCTCGGAAAGCCGGCGAAATGGGCCTGCTGCTGGCCCTGGGGCCGGGGTTCGCCCTCGAGGGGGTCCTCCTGCGCTGGTGA
- the murJ gene encoding murein biosynthesis integral membrane protein MurJ: MTRIFRNSVVVMIGTLASRLLGVLRQIVFNNAYASDTLKDAFNVAYRVPNLFRELLAEGGVQNALIPVLKSLPDAEVPVFARRFGALLLGLNLAVIGLCWVAAPWLAGLLISSGSPHLREPQNFQTVVLLMRLALPFLLGISMSALFTALLQAGERFAASSFSPLAFNLGSMALMLLWPGDPVMLGLSVTVGGFLQALVQLPYLRGFGLEFKSHPALGRALARMGPFVFTTSTRQVLNLVLVNILTFYPQATVTGFYNAELVYLTALGVLAVSPAMAAYPRMSELYAKGDLSGFNRLFEGIIARVAVLLGLASSLMGWLAPWLTSVFAWTANFSEANRSLTTLFLLTFSFSLVPWGLNALLVRGFYAVGEVQRAVRISVLVVILNTLGYWLLKGQSLYLLNAATALAGLVGMLLYARRLGIFGHLRLGWLVFLLARVALAALVSGAPAYFTARLFGPPQNFFHDLPALVVAGGVGVVVYVGVARALRLSLRG; the protein is encoded by the coding sequence ATGACCCGTATTTTTCGCAACTCGGTTGTTGTCATGATCGGCACGCTGGCCAGCCGGCTGCTGGGGGTATTGCGCCAAATCGTCTTCAATAACGCCTACGCCTCGGATACCCTCAAGGACGCCTTCAATGTGGCCTACCGAGTGCCTAACCTCTTCCGCGAACTGCTGGCCGAGGGCGGGGTGCAAAATGCCCTGATTCCGGTGCTCAAATCCTTGCCCGACGCGGAGGTTCCGGTCTTTGCCCGCCGCTTCGGGGCCTTGCTGCTGGGGCTCAACCTGGCGGTGATCGGGCTGTGCTGGGTGGCGGCCCCCTGGCTGGCAGGGCTTCTCATCTCTTCAGGCAGCCCGCACTTGCGGGAACCGCAGAACTTCCAGACGGTGGTGCTTCTGATGCGGCTGGCGCTACCCTTTTTGCTGGGCATTTCGATGTCGGCCCTCTTCACCGCGCTCCTCCAGGCCGGTGAGCGCTTTGCAGCCAGCAGCTTCAGCCCTCTGGCTTTCAACCTGGGCTCGATGGCCCTGATGCTCCTGTGGCCCGGCGACCCGGTGATGCTGGGGCTCTCGGTCACGGTGGGGGGGTTCTTGCAGGCGTTGGTGCAGCTTCCTTACCTGCGGGGGTTTGGCCTCGAGTTCAAATCCCACCCCGCTCTTGGGCGCGCTCTGGCCCGGATGGGTCCCTTTGTCTTCACCACCTCCACCCGGCAGGTTCTGAACTTGGTACTGGTCAACATCCTAACCTTTTACCCGCAAGCTACCGTGACCGGTTTTTACAACGCTGAGCTGGTCTACCTCACCGCTTTGGGGGTACTGGCGGTTTCCCCGGCGATGGCGGCCTACCCCCGCATGTCCGAGCTGTACGCTAAGGGGGACCTTTCCGGCTTCAACCGCCTTTTCGAAGGGATAATTGCTCGGGTGGCTGTCCTCCTGGGGCTGGCTTCCTCGCTGATGGGTTGGCTGGCTCCTTGGCTGACCTCGGTCTTTGCTTGGACCGCCAACTTCTCCGAGGCCAACCGCAGCCTCACCACGCTCTTCCTGCTCACTTTCAGTTTTTCGCTGGTCCCCTGGGGCCTCAACGCCCTCTTGGTGCGAGGGTTCTATGCGGTGGGGGAAGTCCAGCGGGCGGTGCGCATCTCGGTGCTGGTGGTGATCTTGAACACCCTGGGCTACTGGCTCCTCAAAGGGCAAAGCCTCTATCTGCTTAACGCGGCGACGGCTTTGGCCGGTTTAGTCGGGATGTTACTCTACGCCCGCCGATTGGGGATTTTTGGGCATTTGCGCCTGGGCTGGCTGGTTTTCTTGCTGGCTCGAGTGGCCCTCGCGGCCCTCGTTTCGGGGGCTCCGGCCTATTTCACGGCCCGCCTCTTCGGGCCGCCACAGAATTTTTTCCACGATCTCCCAGCCTTGGTCGTAGCCGGGGGGGTGGGGGTTGTGGTGTATGTGGGGGTGGCTCGAGCCCTGCGGCTGTCGCTCAGGGGGTAA
- a CDS encoding AAA family ATPase translates to MRPLRLRVEGFGAYLEPQEILFDEVELFAITGPTGSGKSTLLDAITYALYKETPRIGAKGLSELKHPGAAHTRVELEFSVAEQVWRVVRVLGKENQHRLEYLQEGGWKVHPSSEKAKTLDAQIAHLVGMDYGTFTRAILLPQGQFDLFLRGAAKDRRETLIKLYGLERLKAMRERVGEHLREAREKLKLLEGEMLALEEAEEGRLEALREEIEKLRREESSLEAQVTQAERDLKRCEELAQKFEEWERMQRTLKRLEVEATDLAQFKLRLERAQAAERVLPQVEAFEAAQREAHQARTHADRARSEVEGLQAEVNSLKASYDPAALEAAKAEQAGLPVLESLEKLLIRHGGNLNLKHPQPLSFDEDRLEALRETERTWAEVKKLEERLAKLEGELAQDQTRLHRRQAERTELERELERLKALGQEAARVHEAAKAAFEAAQQKAGVLAHRHLLHAGEPCPLCEQPVAVLPPEAPLPNLEGLRLELARTDQQLQELRSAYQEKRGSLKALSESLPEEEQRLAARQQERDKLAGEVQQIKAKLSGSPDSLAEERVRMLAGLAAKLRAATGGEAVGHFEAALKKKISDLEATKSRLEGVEQRLAEAQRKYLAAEEAAKAAESGLARLAESLSLSLQNAGFAQAAEVRPARMRPEEQQALAERIESYQKDKEYVTKRLEVLTAGLIGQPAVGPEAVREAKNKLAELRSQAKLAHGRRVGLESDLERLEGQLKRKREIQGDQAKLSQSVDLWERLARDLQGDRFQDYLLERYQAGLLQRATELMSELSSGRYRFCLDGGEYAVEDRWIQAIRPVRTLSGGESFLASLSLALSLSEHLSRGRIGALFLDEGFGTLDAETLEQVAGVLEALPTRGRLVGIVTHVEALAERLPARLVVDKHPSGSRLRWLER, encoded by the coding sequence ATGCGACCTCTCAGACTCCGTGTAGAAGGCTTTGGGGCTTACCTCGAGCCGCAGGAAATCCTATTTGACGAGGTGGAACTTTTCGCCATCACCGGCCCTACCGGCTCGGGCAAAAGCACCCTTTTGGACGCGATAACCTACGCACTTTATAAGGAGACCCCGCGCATAGGGGCCAAGGGGCTTTCTGAACTCAAGCACCCCGGTGCGGCCCATACCCGGGTCGAACTCGAGTTCAGCGTGGCCGAGCAGGTCTGGCGGGTGGTGCGGGTGCTGGGCAAGGAGAACCAGCACCGGCTTGAGTACCTCCAAGAGGGAGGCTGGAAGGTACACCCCTCCTCCGAGAAGGCCAAGACCTTAGATGCCCAGATCGCCCATCTGGTCGGCATGGACTACGGCACCTTCACCCGTGCAATCCTGCTGCCGCAGGGCCAGTTCGACCTCTTTCTACGTGGAGCGGCCAAGGACCGCCGCGAAACCCTGATCAAGCTCTATGGCCTCGAGCGCCTCAAGGCGATGCGCGAGCGGGTGGGTGAGCACCTGCGGGAAGCTCGGGAAAAACTGAAGCTGCTCGAGGGCGAGATGCTGGCTCTGGAAGAGGCCGAGGAAGGTCGGCTGGAGGCCTTGCGCGAAGAGATCGAAAAGCTCAGGCGAGAAGAAAGCTCCCTCGAGGCCCAGGTGACCCAGGCTGAGCGCGACCTCAAGCGGTGTGAGGAACTGGCCCAGAAGTTCGAGGAGTGGGAGCGCATGCAGCGCACCCTGAAGCGCTTGGAGGTCGAAGCGACGGATCTTGCTCAGTTCAAGCTCCGGCTCGAGCGGGCCCAAGCCGCGGAGCGGGTGTTGCCCCAGGTGGAAGCCTTCGAGGCTGCCCAGCGCGAGGCCCACCAGGCAAGAACCCACGCCGATCGGGCACGCTCCGAGGTTGAAGGGTTGCAGGCCGAGGTGAATAGCCTCAAAGCCAGCTACGACCCAGCGGCGCTGGAAGCAGCCAAGGCCGAACAGGCTGGACTCCCGGTGCTTGAGTCGCTGGAGAAATTGCTTATACGCCATGGCGGAAACCTGAATCTCAAGCATCCCCAGCCCCTATCCTTCGATGAAGACCGGCTCGAAGCGTTACGCGAAACCGAGCGCACCTGGGCCGAGGTGAAGAAGCTCGAGGAGCGGCTGGCCAAACTCGAGGGCGAACTCGCCCAGGATCAAACCCGCCTGCACAGACGCCAGGCCGAGCGAACCGAGCTCGAGCGGGAGTTGGAACGCCTCAAGGCTTTGGGGCAGGAAGCGGCCCGGGTTCACGAAGCCGCCAAGGCAGCCTTCGAGGCGGCGCAGCAAAAGGCGGGGGTGTTGGCCCACCGGCACCTGCTTCACGCAGGAGAACCCTGCCCCTTGTGTGAGCAGCCGGTGGCGGTGCTCCCCCCCGAGGCCCCCCTCCCCAATCTGGAAGGGTTGCGGCTCGAGCTAGCCCGTACCGACCAGCAGTTGCAGGAGCTGCGCAGCGCCTACCAGGAGAAGCGCGGCTCGCTCAAGGCCCTCAGCGAGAGCTTGCCCGAGGAAGAGCAGCGGCTCGCGGCCCGCCAGCAGGAGCGGGACAAGTTGGCCGGCGAAGTGCAACAGATCAAAGCCAAGCTCTCCGGTTCGCCGGATTCCCTCGCGGAGGAGCGGGTGCGGATGCTGGCCGGACTGGCCGCCAAGCTCCGGGCGGCAACCGGGGGGGAAGCGGTAGGCCACTTTGAAGCCGCATTGAAGAAGAAGATCTCCGACCTCGAGGCTACCAAAAGCCGCCTGGAAGGGGTCGAGCAGCGCCTGGCCGAAGCCCAGCGCAAATACCTGGCCGCCGAGGAGGCCGCCAAAGCCGCCGAAAGCGGGCTGGCTCGGCTTGCCGAAAGCCTCTCGCTCTCGCTGCAAAACGCCGGGTTCGCCCAAGCCGCCGAGGTGCGCCCGGCCCGGATGCGCCCGGAGGAGCAACAAGCGCTGGCCGAGCGCATCGAGAGCTACCAGAAGGATAAAGAATACGTGACCAAGCGGCTCGAGGTGCTCACCGCCGGACTCATCGGGCAGCCGGCGGTAGGGCCGGAGGCGGTGCGGGAGGCGAAGAACAAGCTAGCCGAGTTGCGCTCGCAGGCCAAGCTGGCCCACGGGCGGCGGGTGGGGCTCGAGAGCGATCTAGAGCGGCTGGAGGGGCAGCTCAAACGCAAACGCGAGATCCAGGGCGACCAGGCCAAGCTAAGCCAATCCGTAGACCTATGGGAACGCTTGGCCCGGGACCTTCAAGGCGACCGCTTCCAGGACTATCTGCTCGAGCGTTACCAGGCCGGGCTCTTGCAGCGGGCTACCGAGCTGATGAGCGAGCTTTCCAGCGGGCGTTACCGCTTTTGCTTGGATGGGGGGGAGTACGCGGTGGAAGACCGCTGGATACAGGCCATCCGCCCGGTGCGCACCCTCTCCGGCGGGGAGAGTTTTTTGGCCTCGCTATCTCTGGCTTTGTCGCTCTCGGAGCACCTCTCGCGGGGTAGGATCGGGGCGCTATTCCTCGATGAAGGCTTTGGGACGTTAGACGCCGAGACTTTAGAACAGGTGGCGGGGGTTTTAGAGGCCCTGCCCACCCGAGGCCGCCTGGTCGGGATCGTCACCCACGTCGAGGCCCTAGCCGAGCGGCTCCCGGCCCGGCTGGTGGTGGACAAGCACCCTTCGGGGAGTCGGTTGCGCTGGCTCGAGCGTTAG
- a CDS encoding lipocalin family protein yields MRSILLLALWLVACAPRLSLVDPGRPPSPDTWGPQAAPLEWWYVSAYLPEEGWAFHWAFFKAYTQLRPEIANTLLGAVNPGPFHVAHIAVTDLRSNQKVFVERSDVPQGGATVRYPPLYLEMPSEKGASDGWKLWQEGEAFRLVGAGLDLRLTPLKPPVAHPPGYSGTEETGRMYYVSYTRLALEGTYQGRALRGEAWMDHQWGDQLAGRSATWDWFGLQLSNDREVMLYRVKNASGEVVQLAGSWIGPDGRVGELKNLRMTPREAWTSPSGRSYTLSWGVEGEGFSLSLNPLREDQELLAASSQVAYWEGPVSGAGTWQGQAVTAKGMGEFVAGPYLPGP; encoded by the coding sequence ATGCGCAGCATCCTCCTTTTGGCGTTGTGGCTGGTGGCCTGTGCCCCAAGGCTCTCGCTGGTGGACCCGGGCCGTCCCCCTTCCCCCGACACCTGGGGGCCACAGGCGGCCCCGCTCGAGTGGTGGTATGTTTCGGCCTACCTGCCGGAGGAGGGGTGGGCTTTTCACTGGGCTTTCTTCAAGGCCTATACCCAGCTCCGTCCGGAAATTGCCAATACCCTCCTAGGAGCCGTGAACCCCGGCCCTTTCCACGTTGCCCACATCGCGGTGACCGATCTGCGCTCGAACCAGAAAGTGTTTGTTGAGCGCTCAGACGTACCGCAGGGAGGTGCTACCGTACGCTACCCGCCGCTATACCTCGAGATGCCTTCCGAAAAGGGGGCTTCCGATGGCTGGAAGCTTTGGCAAGAGGGCGAGGCTTTTCGGCTGGTGGGTGCGGGGTTGGATCTTCGGCTCACTCCGCTTAAACCCCCGGTGGCCCACCCTCCGGGCTACTCCGGCACCGAGGAGACCGGGCGGATGTACTACGTCTCCTATACCCGCCTGGCCTTAGAGGGTACCTATCAGGGCCGGGCCTTGCGTGGTGAGGCTTGGATGGACCACCAGTGGGGCGACCAGCTCGCGGGCCGCTCGGCTACTTGGGACTGGTTTGGTCTACAGCTTTCTAATGATCGAGAGGTAATGCTCTACCGGGTGAAGAACGCCTCCGGTGAGGTAGTGCAGCTCGCGGGAAGCTGGATTGGCCCAGATGGGCGGGTGGGCGAACTCAAAAACCTGCGCATGACCCCTCGCGAAGCCTGGACCTCGCCCAGTGGGCGGAGCTACACCCTTTCGTGGGGCGTCGAAGGGGAGGGCTTCAGCCTGAGCCTGAACCCGCTGCGCGAAGACCAAGAGCTTCTGGCGGCCTCGAGCCAGGTGGCCTACTGGGAAGGCCCGGTCTCCGGAGCCGGGACCTGGCAAGGCCAGGCGGTGACGGCGAAAGGTATGGGTGAGTTCGTGGCAGGGCCTTACCTTCCCGGGCCATAG
- the aspS gene encoding aspartate--tRNA(Asn) ligase, with the protein MARVLASEIPHHVGEQVSLLGFLHWKRDLGGIQFALVRDRSGIVQVVVEKGVDLPLAESSIRVTGKVVENAKAPGGYEVLANGIEVVSAALEPSPIEIPKEEWRVNPETLLEYRYVSLRGEKARAALQVQAALVRGFRNYLDAQGFTEIYTPKIVSAGAEGGSNLFGIDYFEKRAYLAQSPQLYKQIMVGVYERVYEVAPVFRAEEHATSRHLNEYLSLDVEMGFIQDEFEVIDLEENLLRAMLEEARHTTPKQLAMLEVEWPNTQEMPRLSHAEARRILREELSMPVGQDFNEEAERALGAYAKEKWGVDFLFVTKYPQVARPFYAYPEGNGVTRGFDLLFRGLEITSGGQRVHQYEVLIEQLRNKGNDPANFAGYLEVFKYGMPPHGGFAIGAERLTQKLLGLPNVRYARAFPRDRHRLTP; encoded by the coding sequence ATGGCGCGAGTACTGGCAAGCGAAATACCTCATCACGTCGGAGAGCAGGTCAGCCTGCTGGGCTTTTTGCATTGGAAGCGCGACCTAGGTGGTATCCAGTTCGCCCTGGTGCGTGACCGCAGCGGGATCGTGCAAGTAGTGGTGGAGAAGGGGGTAGACCTCCCCCTGGCCGAGTCGAGCATCCGGGTAACGGGTAAGGTAGTGGAAAACGCCAAAGCCCCCGGCGGTTACGAGGTGCTGGCTAACGGGATCGAGGTGGTGTCGGCGGCCCTCGAGCCTTCCCCTATCGAAATCCCTAAGGAAGAGTGGCGGGTCAACCCAGAAACCTTGCTCGAGTACCGCTATGTAAGCTTGCGGGGGGAGAAAGCCCGGGCTGCCCTCCAGGTGCAGGCGGCCTTGGTGCGCGGTTTCCGCAACTACCTCGACGCCCAGGGGTTCACCGAGATCTACACTCCCAAGATTGTCTCGGCAGGGGCCGAGGGGGGCAGCAACCTCTTCGGGATTGATTACTTCGAGAAACGGGCCTACCTCGCCCAATCGCCTCAGCTCTATAAGCAGATCATGGTGGGTGTCTACGAGCGGGTCTACGAGGTAGCCCCGGTCTTCCGGGCCGAAGAACACGCCACCAGCCGCCATCTGAACGAATACTTGTCGCTGGATGTGGAGATGGGCTTCATCCAAGACGAGTTCGAGGTGATTGACCTCGAGGAGAACTTACTACGGGCCATGCTCGAGGAAGCTCGCCACACCACACCCAAGCAATTAGCGATGCTCGAGGTGGAGTGGCCCAACACCCAAGAGATGCCCCGGCTCTCTCACGCCGAGGCTAGGCGCATCCTGCGCGAAGAGCTTTCGATGCCGGTCGGCCAGGACTTCAACGAGGAGGCCGAGCGGGCCTTGGGTGCTTATGCCAAGGAGAAGTGGGGGGTGGACTTCCTCTTCGTCACCAAGTACCCCCAGGTGGCCCGGCCTTTCTACGCCTACCCCGAAGGAAACGGGGTGACGCGGGGCTTCGACCTGTTATTCCGTGGGCTCGAGATCACCTCGGGCGGGCAGCGGGTGCACCAGTACGAGGTTTTGATCGAGCAGCTGCGCAACAAAGGCAATGACCCGGCGAACTTCGCGGGCTACTTGGAAGTCTTCAAGTACGGGATGCCCCCGCATGGAGGGTTTGCCATCGGGGCCGAGCGGCTTACCCAGAAGCTCTTGGGATTACCCAACGTGCGCTACGCACGGGCCTTTCCCCGGGATCGTCACCGGCTTACCCCCTGA
- a CDS encoding isoprenylcysteine carboxyl methyltransferase family protein has product MDWPIYLALLWVTLQRLLELRLARRNLAWALQRGAREYGREHYPLFFLLHIGWMLGWFFEGLARGGLAPAWGFWLAVFILAQFLRYWAITSLGPYWNTRILVIPGAKRVRTGPYRFLRHPNYLAVGLELLALPLGFGAWVTALVATLLNAGLLLGIRIPAEERALREAALPHSATKEASPRLSAAKEASQSDHPETYGPGR; this is encoded by the coding sequence GTGGACTGGCCCATCTACCTCGCCCTCCTATGGGTAACCCTCCAGCGGCTCTTGGAACTCCGGCTAGCTCGGCGAAACCTGGCCTGGGCGCTCCAGCGGGGGGCCCGGGAGTACGGGCGGGAGCATTATCCGCTTTTCTTCCTGCTGCACATTGGCTGGATGCTGGGGTGGTTTTTCGAGGGGTTAGCGCGGGGGGGTCTCGCCCCGGCCTGGGGGTTCTGGCTGGCAGTCTTCATCCTAGCCCAGTTCCTGCGCTACTGGGCCATCACCAGCCTGGGGCCCTATTGGAACACCCGCATCCTGGTGATTCCCGGGGCAAAGCGGGTTAGAACCGGTCCCTACCGCTTTCTCCGGCACCCCAACTACCTGGCGGTAGGGCTCGAGCTGCTCGCTCTACCGCTTGGCTTCGGAGCCTGGGTGACCGCTCTCGTGGCCACGCTGCTCAACGCCGGGCTTTTGCTGGGGATTCGTATCCCCGCAGAGGAGCGGGCCTTGCGCGAGGCGGCTTTACCCCACTCGGCGACGAAAGAGGCGTCGCCCCGCCTATCGGCGGCGAAAGAAGCGTCTCAGAGCGACCACCCGGAAACCTATGGCCCGGGAAGGTAA
- a CDS encoding TatD family hydrolase, whose translation MTDTHCHLDYLETDELEAALYAARDFRAILTIGTDPVKNRKALEIAEQNPNVWAAVGLHPTEAERLSPELEADLGELVQYPKVRAIGESGLDFYWKPETRSAQYRALDFQAQLAQSQGLPLILHVRSAKGSDAAESELAEWLLLHRPPRFVLHAYGGNLRLLEVGLELGGYVSFAGPLTYKGNDALRAAAKEVPLDRLLVETDSPFLPPEPHRGQRNHPALVRHTLERLAAVRDIPAKMLEQTTDENAQRLFGF comes from the coding sequence GTGACCGATACTCACTGCCACTTGGATTACCTGGAAACGGACGAACTCGAGGCCGCCCTCTACGCAGCACGCGACTTTCGGGCCATCCTGACCATCGGCACCGACCCGGTAAAAAACCGTAAAGCCCTGGAGATCGCCGAGCAAAACCCCAACGTCTGGGCCGCCGTCGGGCTACACCCCACCGAGGCCGAGAGGCTCTCCCCCGAACTCGAGGCCGACCTGGGCGAACTCGTCCAGTACCCCAAAGTGCGGGCTATCGGCGAAAGTGGGCTGGATTTTTACTGGAAGCCCGAAACCCGGTCTGCCCAGTACCGTGCCTTGGACTTCCAAGCCCAACTCGCCCAAAGCCAGGGCCTTCCCCTCATCCTCCATGTCCGCAGCGCCAAGGGCAGCGATGCTGCCGAGAGCGAGCTGGCCGAGTGGTTGCTGCTCCATCGCCCCCCCCGGTTCGTGCTCCATGCATACGGGGGGAATCTACGGCTTTTGGAAGTAGGGCTCGAGCTGGGCGGTTATGTAAGCTTCGCCGGGCCGCTCACCTATAAGGGGAACGATGCCCTGCGGGCTGCTGCCAAGGAAGTGCCGCTTGATAGGCTCCTGGTGGAGACCGACAGCCCCTTTCTCCCCCCCGAGCCCCACCGGGGCCAGCGCAACCATCCGGCCCTAGTGCGGCACACGCTCGAGCGGCTGGCCGCGGTTAGAGACATACCAGCGAAGATGCTGGAGCAAACTACCGACGAGAACGCACAGCGGCTTTTTGGCTTTTAG
- a CDS encoding metallophosphoesterase family protein, producing the protein MRILHTADWHLGKLLKGTDRTPEIAAALEEVVSLVRSERVELVVVAGDLFDRPQVSAEAEAAAFSFFRRLHELQVPAWVIAGNHDSRDRLEALAPLLSLAGATVRGEVRLSGQGGVVCFPGGQAALLPFLSERRLIKAQMLLDGEGTQWKGIYADGIRRVVDNLCAGMNTAGVNLMMGHLTAEGSRLGGGEFQFYCTNSYAVSPSIFPTSLSYVALGHIHRQQQVGEAPIAWYSGSLVQLDFGEGENTPRGALLVEVEPGVPPNVYPVEARWGKPLKTFRMKVEHLERRLDELATWGGYAKLVLEGRGNAALRERLFKEFPGLLEVEFHTPESEATPPVVPMPEELDWADTYASYIRDTYASEPDEALLSAFRQAYEEVHAVEEAA; encoded by the coding sequence ATGCGCATTCTCCACACCGCAGACTGGCACCTGGGCAAGCTCCTTAAAGGAACCGACCGCACCCCCGAGATCGCGGCGGCGCTCGAGGAGGTAGTGTCGTTAGTCCGCTCCGAACGGGTTGAGCTGGTAGTGGTGGCGGGCGACCTCTTCGACAGGCCTCAGGTGTCCGCCGAGGCTGAGGCTGCGGCGTTCAGCTTCTTTCGCAGGCTGCACGAACTCCAGGTCCCGGCTTGGGTGATCGCGGGGAACCACGACTCCCGTGACCGGCTCGAGGCCCTCGCCCCGCTGCTTTCCTTGGCAGGGGCGACGGTGCGGGGTGAGGTTCGGCTCTCCGGCCAGGGTGGGGTGGTCTGCTTCCCGGGTGGTCAAGCCGCTTTGCTTCCTTTTCTCTCCGAGCGCCGATTAATCAAGGCCCAGATGCTTTTGGACGGGGAGGGAACCCAGTGGAAAGGGATTTACGCCGACGGGATACGCCGGGTGGTGGACAACCTCTGCGCCGGGATGAACACTGCGGGCGTAAACCTGATGATGGGCCACCTCACCGCGGAGGGCTCGAGGCTGGGGGGTGGGGAGTTTCAGTTTTACTGTACCAATAGCTACGCGGTTTCACCCAGCATCTTTCCTACCAGCCTGAGCTATGTAGCCTTGGGGCACATCCATCGCCAGCAGCAGGTGGGAGAGGCTCCCATCGCCTGGTACTCGGGCTCCTTGGTCCAACTTGACTTTGGTGAAGGGGAAAATACCCCGCGTGGGGCCCTCCTCGTCGAGGTCGAGCCGGGGGTGCCGCCTAACGTTTATCCCGTTGAGGCCCGCTGGGGCAAGCCCCTCAAGACCTTCCGCATGAAGGTGGAGCACCTCGAGCGCCGCCTGGACGAGCTGGCCACCTGGGGGGGCTACGCTAAGCTGGTGCTGGAAGGCCGGGGCAACGCGGCCTTGCGCGAGCGGCTTTTCAAGGAGTTTCCTGGGCTGCTCGAGGTCGAGTTCCACACGCCGGAATCCGAAGCTACCCCCCCGGTCGTGCCGATGCCGGAGGAACTCGACTGGGCCGATACCTATGCCAGCTACATCCGTGACACTTATGCCAGCGAGCCCGATGAGGCCCTGCTCTCGGCGTTTCGTCAAGCCTATGAGGAAGTTCATGCTGTCGAAGAGGCAGCCTAG